In Hirundo rustica isolate bHirRus1 chromosome 2, bHirRus1.pri.v3, whole genome shotgun sequence, one genomic interval encodes:
- the LOC120748837 gene encoding transforming growth factor beta activator LRRC32-like: MKLNIIFLLAVVNTGASNHHPTEGTSCEMANSQAFCHSKDLHQIPHELHPNVNKIDLSGNLIQSIPEMPLSFYTSLQYLDLSFNQINFITSGVFAHMTSLLEINLANNHLHELAQNGTEGIGLLPKVEIMDLSHNNLYNGMAEYFIKQAPTLRYLSLADNSIVMISHKMFQGSPSLVEIDLQRNIIMEIEEGAFETLANLSKLNLSTNSITCISDFNLRQLEILDLSRNSIETFSITKSNEEYHLRGLDLSENKLLHFPVFPQVNKLVTLNLSNNLIQLTAESPYNKMDYMDDEWLDASFHLLDRKRSKNTSSLYLSQLVYLDLSYNEIKSIPDGFFESMLSLHTLNLSRNCLQAFAVSYDSALTSLTVLDLSYNALQNLLLDAGALPNLREFHIQNNNLQTLQFDIFSSLPSLRLLNLQSNNISLCHVSSGLAKQRLAGEESGCVSFVDSPALQYLYLADNMLSILPAHTFHKTLLLVLDLSMNPGLKIEPKALAGLENSLEYLHLHGNSLIDLNIDLPCFSHLKHLNLSENQLNWLPKWGSDSPLEVLDLRNNRFSTLQDSNILALENSLKDLYLSGNPLNCCGNIWLSSMIQNKIVQIPNVEDLTCQYVQSFGYWEEMHIGNIRPEDCEKEDLKKINILIILTFVLVLSVIIIGVGSFFCFRRQNFSHQFKA; this comes from the exons ATGAAACTGAACATCATCTTCTTGCTGGCAGTGGTGAACACCGGAGCCTCTAACCATCATCCCACAGAGGGGACATCCTGTGAAATG GCAAACTCACAGGCATTTTGCCACAGCAAAGACCTCCACCAAATCCCTCACGAGCTCCATCCGAATGTAAACAAAATAGATCTCTCTGGAAATCTGATTCAAAGCATCCCTGAAATGCCATTATCATTTTACACTTCCCTCCAGTACTTGGATTTAAGCTTCAACCAGATAAACTTCATCACATCTGGAGTGTTTGCACACATGACGAGTTTGCTGGAAATAAATTTAGCCAACAATCATTTACATGAGCTTGCTCAGAATGGGACAGAGGGGATTGGACTTTTGCCCAAGGTGGAAATAATGGACTTGTCCCACAACAATCTCTACAATGGGATGGCTGAGTATTTCATTAAGCAAGCTCCAACACTGCGGtatctttccttggcagacaacagTATTGTAATGATATCACACAAGATGTTTCAGGGATCTCCCAGTCTCGTGGAGATTGATCTTCAGAGAAATATCATCATGGAAATAGAAGAAGGTGCTTTTGAGACTCTAGCGAACCTTTCCAAACTCAATCTCTCCACAAATTCAATTACTTGCATCTCTGATTTCAACCTCAGGCAGTTGGAGATACTTGACCTTAGCAGGAATAGCATTGAGACCTTCAGCATCACAAAATCAAATGAAGAATATCATTTAAGAGGTCTGGATCTTAGTGAAAACAAATTGCTTCACTTTCCAGTCTTCCCTCAGGTAAATAAGCTGGTAACTCTGAATTTATCAAATAATTTAATCCAGCTCACTGCTGAATCCCCTTATAATAAAATGGACTACATGGATGATGAATGGCTAGatgcttcttttcatctccTTGATCGGAAGCGAAGTAAAAATACAAGTTCTCTTTATTTATCCCAGCTCGTATATTTAGACTTAAGTTACAATGAAATCAAATCCATTCCAGATGGGTTCTTTGAGTCAATGTTGTCCCTTCACACCCTTAATCTCAGCAGAAACTGTCTTCAGGCATTTGCAGTAAGTTATGACAGTGCATTGACGTCCCTAACTGTCCTTGACCTGAGCTACAATGCTTTGCAGAACCTTCTCCTCGATGCTGGTGCTTTGCCAAATTTGAGGGAGTTTCATATTCAAAACAATAACCTTCAGACCCTGCAATTCGACATCTTTTCCAGTCTTCCTAGCCTCAGACTTCTTAACCTACAGAGCAATAATATCAGCCTTTGCCACGTGTCCTCTGGATTAGCTAAGCAAAGACTTGCTGGAGAGGAAAGTGGCTGTGTGTCGTTTGTCGATTCTCCTGCTCTCCAGTACTTGTACCTAGCTGACAACATGCTGAGCATCCTACCAGCACACACCTTCCACAAGACTCTGCTGCTTGTCTTGGATCTCTCCATGAACCCTGGACTGAAAATAGAACCTAAAGCACTAGCGGGGCTGGAGAATTCTCTGGAATACTTGCATTTACACGGCAATAGCCTGATAGATCTAAATATTGACTTGCCTTGTTTTAGTCACCTTAAACATTTAAACCTCTCTGAAAATCAGCTGAACTGGCTGCCTAAGTGGGGTAGTGACTCTCCACTGGAAGTTCTAGACCTACGGAACAATAGGTTCAGTACATTACAGGACAGCAATATTTTAGCATTAGAAAATTCACTTAAAGACTTGTATCTCTCTGGGAACCCACTCAACTGCTGTGGAAACATCTGGCTTTCATCAATGATCCAGAACAAAATTGTCCAGATCCCCAACGTGGAGGATTTAACTTGCCAGTACGTTCAGAGCTTCGGGTACTGGGAAGAAATGCACATTGGGAACATTAGACCAGAAGACTGTGAAAAAGAGGATCTGAAGAAAATCAACATCCTCATCATATTAACATTTGTACTAGTTTTATCTGTGATCATCATTGGCGTGGGTTCATTTTTTTGCTTCCGAAGGCAAAACTTTAGCCATCAGTTTAAAGCATAA